Proteins co-encoded in one Amaranthus tricolor cultivar Red isolate AtriRed21 chromosome 7, ASM2621246v1, whole genome shotgun sequence genomic window:
- the LOC130818060 gene encoding protein OVEREXPRESSOR OF CATIONIC PEROXIDASE 3, which translates to MEMSISFIHNTSNSNSSISLSSFSSSSSSSYLSLQPQYNHFLSYYPKPTNIYLPRVPPRRSVLCLARRRNNSSRPLSSTSKKNKSHKKANLNKEDDLDEDAFEALFKQLEEDLKQDESLLDDLEDEISEEELAMLERELEEALAEDDTLSELLNLTTNIAEAREEGKEGMGDEAAEEDAADEEQEDEEEEEPVKLKGWQLKRLAYALKVGRRKTNIKSLAAELCLDRSVVLELLRDPPPNLLMLSATLPDKPEPPVAIPDSRETSSFPSEVEVIADTSQPEPKVETPIHVLQNSWSAQKRLKKAQVETLENVYRRTKRPTNAMISSIVHVTNLPRRRVVKWFEDKRADEGVPEEHRPYRRKSSESVFTQ; encoded by the exons ATGGAGATGAGCATATCATTCATACATAACACTTCCAATTCCAATTCCTCTATTTCTCTTTCAAgcttctcttcttcttcttcttcttcttatctATCCCTTCAACCTCAATACAATCACTTTCTCTCTTACTACCCCAAACCCACCAATATCTATCTTCCACGTGTCCCTCCTCGTCGCTCCGTTCTCTGCCTCGCTCGCCGTCGTAATAATTCTAGTCGCCCCCTCTCCTCCACCTCCAAGAAAAATAAG AGCCATAAGAAAGCCAACTTAAACAAAGAGGATGACTTGGATGAAGATGCTTTTGAGGCTCTTTTTAAGCAGCTTGAAGAAGATCTCAAGCAAGATGAGTCGTTGTTAGACGATCTTGAGGATGAGATTTCCGAAGAAGAGCTTGCCATGCTTGAACGTGAGTTGGAAGAAGCATTAGCAGAAGATGATACTCTGTCAGAGCTGTTGAATCTGACAACAAATATTGCTGAGGCAAGAGAAGAGGGCAAAGAAGGAATGGGAGACGAAGCTGCAGAAGAAGATGCTGCCGATGAGGAACAGGAAGACgaggaagaagaggaaccaGTAAAACTGAAAGGTTGGCAGCTTAAGCGATTGGCATACGCACTTAAGGTTGGGCGCCGCAAAACTAAT ATAAAAAGCCTTGCAGCCGAGCTATGTCTTGATAGATCCGTTGTTCTTGAGTTACTACGAGATCCACCTCCAAATCTGTTAATGTTAAGTGCTACTTTGCCTGATAAGCCAGAGCCACCAGTCGCAATTCCGGACTCTAGAGAGACATCATCTTTTCCTTCTGAGGTAGAGGTGATTGCAGATACTTCACAACCCGAACCCAAGGTTGAAACCCCCATTCATGTCTTGCAGAACAGCTGGTCTGCACAGAAGAGATTGAAGAAAGCTCAAGTTGAAACTCTTGAAAATGTCTACAGACGTACTAAGCGTCCTACT AATGCGATGATTAGCAGCATAGTCCATGTGACAAACCTTCCTCGCAGGAGAGTTGTAAAATGGTTTGAAGACAAACGTGCTGATGAAGGAGTACCCGAAGAGCATCGCCCTTATCGACGCAAGTCTTCTGAGTCTGTATTTacccaataa